A genomic segment from Roseibium algicola encodes:
- a CDS encoding RT0821/Lpp0805 family surface protein, with protein sequence MASVQDTLVSLQEPAAAETRKPASKLQASDKYRAESTLQAALEKSVSGKDRSWKNPSSGASGTITPLKTWKNTSGDFCRSYRERIKLADGRMISRRGVACRTADAVWKAA encoded by the coding sequence GTGGCGTCAGTGCAGGACACGCTTGTCTCCCTGCAGGAACCCGCCGCGGCGGAAACCCGCAAACCGGCTTCAAAGCTGCAAGCATCAGACAAATACCGGGCTGAAAGCACGCTTCAAGCTGCGCTGGAGAAGTCTGTTTCCGGCAAGGACCGAAGCTGGAAAAACCCGTCGAGTGGGGCGAGCGGCACAATTACGCCTTTGAAAACCTGGAAAAATACGTCCGGCGACTTCTGCCGCTCCTACCGCGAACGGATCAAGCTGGCTGACGGTCGAATGATCAGCCGCCGGGGAGTCGCCTGCCGCACTGCTGATGCCGTCTGGAAAGCAGCCTAG
- a CDS encoding rhomboid family intramembrane serine protease encodes MFIPLHDHNRLVHVPRPFVNLFLIATNILIFLLYQGAGSQQAVAASSYSFGLIPVVLFDIRDLSPELQMLPDWMSVVTYAFLHGGYMHLIGNMLFLWVFGDNVEDAMGHLRYLVFYLLCAIAGGLAYASIDVNSDVPLIGASGAVSGVVAAYLMLHPRVKVWVLALGRIPLRLSAGWLLGGWILYQIVNAVIASDSDVAWIAHIGGMAAGAVLIVFFRRRGVPLFDRNIA; translated from the coding sequence ATGTTCATTCCCCTTCACGATCACAATCGGCTGGTCCATGTTCCCCGCCCCTTTGTGAACCTTTTCCTGATTGCCACCAACATCCTGATCTTTCTTCTGTATCAGGGTGCAGGGTCCCAGCAGGCGGTGGCCGCGTCCTCCTATTCCTTCGGCCTTATCCCGGTTGTCCTGTTCGATATCCGGGATCTGTCGCCGGAGCTGCAGATGCTGCCCGACTGGATGTCAGTGGTCACTTATGCCTTCCTCCATGGCGGCTACATGCACCTGATCGGCAATATGCTGTTCCTGTGGGTGTTCGGCGATAATGTCGAGGATGCCATGGGGCATCTGCGATACCTGGTCTTCTATCTGCTGTGTGCGATAGCCGGCGGGTTGGCCTATGCCTCCATCGACGTCAATTCAGATGTGCCGTTGATCGGGGCGTCCGGCGCCGTTTCAGGCGTTGTTGCCGCCTATCTGATGCTGCACCCGCGGGTGAAGGTGTGGGTGCTGGCACTGGGCCGGATACCCTTGCGCCTTTCCGCCGGATGGTTGCTTGGCGGCTGGATCCTTTATCAGATCGTCAATGCCGTGATTGCGTCCGACAGCGATGTCGCCTGGATCGCGCATATTGGCGGCATGGCGGCGGGTGCCGTGCTGATCGTGTTTTTCCGGCGCAGGGGTGTGCCCCTGTTCGACCGAAACATCGCCTAG
- a CDS encoding cob(I)yrinic acid a,c-diamide adenosyltransferase translates to MVVLNKIYTKTGDDGTTALGSGERRRKSDLRIEAYGTVDETNSVVGLIRLQTGQSAPEVDQSLGRIQNDLFDLGADLATPETGEDLGYEPLRITDAQVTAIEQAIDVLNAELKPLRSFVLPGGSPAAAYLHLARTVSRRAERLMVELAAREQINPAAVRYMNRLSDYFFVASRYLNEKGEQDVLWVPGQNR, encoded by the coding sequence ATGGTTGTTCTGAACAAGATCTATACGAAGACGGGTGACGACGGCACGACCGCGCTGGGTTCCGGAGAACGGCGCCGAAAGAGCGACCTCAGGATCGAGGCATACGGGACCGTCGACGAGACCAACTCCGTGGTTGGTCTGATTCGCCTTCAGACCGGGCAGTCTGCGCCGGAGGTCGACCAGTCGCTCGGCAGGATCCAGAACGACCTGTTCGACCTGGGGGCCGATCTTGCAACACCGGAAACGGGTGAGGACCTTGGGTACGAGCCGCTTCGGATCACCGACGCCCAGGTCACGGCGATCGAACAGGCGATTGACGTCCTCAATGCGGAGCTCAAGCCGCTGCGTTCCTTCGTGCTGCCGGGTGGCAGTCCTGCCGCTGCCTACCTGCATCTGGCCCGCACGGTCTCACGCCGGGCAGAACGTCTGATGGTGGAACTGGCAGCCCGCGAGCAGATCAATCCCGCTGCCGTGCGCTACATGAACCGCCTGTCGGACTATTTCTTCGTTGCCTCGCGGTACCTGAATGAAAAGGGTGAGCAGGACGTTCTTTGGGTGCCTGGACAGAACCGTTAG
- the tesB gene encoding acyl-CoA thioesterase II has product MNTAIDNLLQILDLEPLERNLFRGRSPQVGWQRVFGGQVIGQALVAASRTVVEDRHVHSLHGYFLRPGDPSVPIIYEVDRIRDGGSFTTRRVVAIQHGEAIFSMSASFQVHEEGLEHQIDMPDVPTPEDLPSEQELKEKFLSMAPENIRRYWERERPIEMRPVDMTHYFSKKPLPPQQYVWVRATGPLPDDERMHQCVLAYASDMTLLDTSLFPHGTSVFSPKIQAASLDHAMWFHRPFRADDWLLYATDSTSSSGSRGINRGSLFTRDGVLIASTAQEGLIRLRKKD; this is encoded by the coding sequence ATGAACACGGCCATTGATAATCTTCTCCAGATTCTCGACCTGGAACCGCTGGAACGCAACCTGTTCCGTGGTCGCAGCCCGCAGGTCGGCTGGCAACGCGTATTTGGCGGGCAGGTGATCGGCCAGGCGCTGGTTGCCGCCTCGCGCACCGTGGTGGAAGACCGTCACGTCCATTCCCTGCATGGCTACTTCCTCAGGCCCGGCGATCCGTCAGTCCCCATCATCTACGAAGTCGACCGCATCCGCGACGGTGGCAGCTTCACCACACGGCGCGTTGTCGCGATCCAGCACGGCGAAGCTATCTTTTCCATGTCCGCCTCCTTTCAGGTGCATGAAGAGGGGCTGGAGCACCAGATCGACATGCCGGACGTTCCGACGCCTGAAGATCTGCCCAGCGAACAGGAACTGAAGGAAAAATTCCTGTCGATGGCCCCGGAAAACATCCGCCGCTACTGGGAACGCGAGCGGCCGATCGAGATGCGCCCGGTCGACATGACCCATTATTTCAGCAAGAAGCCCCTGCCACCGCAGCAGTATGTCTGGGTACGTGCGACAGGCCCACTGCCGGACGACGAACGCATGCACCAGTGTGTCCTCGCCTATGCTTCCGACATGACGTTGCTGGACACCTCGCTGTTTCCCCATGGCACGTCCGTCTTCAGCCCGAAGATCCAGGCCGCCAGCCTGGACCATGCCATGTGGTTTCACCGTCCTTTCCGCGCCGACGACTGGCTGCTTTACGCCACCGACAGCACCTCATCTTCCGGCTCACGCGGGATAAACCGCGGATCACTGTTCACCAGGGATGGGGTCCTGATCGCCTCGACCGCCCAGGAAGGACTGATCCGCCTGCGCAAGAAAGATTGA
- a CDS encoding SDR family oxidoreductase, with translation MIANPESFSAHRSILITGCSSGIGLSAAHIMRGRNWRVFPTARSQADVDGLSDLGFEAFRLDYEDPDSIEATASEVLQRTDGALSAVFNNGAYAVPGALEDLPTEALRSLFEANFIGWHDLTRRLVPSMRANGSGRIVQCSSVLGFVALKYRGAYTASKFALEAYSDTLRQELKGTGIHVSLIEPGPIDTRFTQNALANFQRWIGEDGLQASRHRKTYEKRRIRMEAGEPGPFKLPPEAVVKRLVHAVEANRPKARYHVTIPTTVMAVAKRVLPTSLLDRFCIWAADGEE, from the coding sequence ATGATTGCCAATCCGGAGAGTTTTTCCGCGCACCGGTCGATCCTGATTACGGGCTGTTCCTCTGGCATCGGCCTTTCGGCAGCCCACATCATGCGCGGGCGCAACTGGCGTGTTTTTCCGACTGCGCGGAGCCAGGCGGATGTTGACGGGTTGAGCGATCTTGGTTTCGAAGCCTTCCGCCTGGATTATGAGGATCCGGACAGCATCGAGGCGACGGCAAGCGAAGTTCTGCAGCGCACCGATGGTGCGTTGAGCGCGGTGTTCAACAATGGCGCCTATGCGGTTCCAGGTGCGCTGGAAGACCTGCCGACGGAAGCCCTGCGGTCGCTTTTCGAGGCGAACTTCATCGGCTGGCATGATCTTACCCGCCGGTTGGTGCCTTCAATGCGCGCCAACGGTTCCGGTCGGATCGTGCAGTGTTCGTCCGTACTGGGGTTTGTGGCACTCAAGTACCGCGGAGCCTACACCGCTTCCAAATTCGCGCTTGAAGCCTATTCGGACACGCTTCGCCAGGAACTGAAAGGCACCGGCATTCACGTCAGCCTGATCGAACCCGGTCCTATCGATACCCGGTTCACGCAAAACGCACTGGCGAATTTTCAGCGCTGGATCGGCGAGGATGGTCTGCAGGCGTCACGGCATCGTAAGACCTACGAAAAGCGCCGCATCCGAATGGAGGCGGGAGAGCCCGGGCCGTTCAAGCTGCCGCCGGAGGCCGTGGTCAAACGGCTGGTGCATGCGGTGGAAGCAAATCGGCCGAAAGCGCGCTATCATGTAACAATTCCGACCACCGTCATGGCGGTGGCCAAACGGGTGCTGCCGACCAGTCTGCTCGACCGGTTCTGCATCTGGGCTGCCGACGGCGAGGAATAG
- a CDS encoding twin transmembrane helix small protein, whose translation MADLINFLIPVGLAAVALVLLLGIWNMFRHGPANRSQLLMRWRVGLQFLVIVLVMGGLYFFGTGH comes from the coding sequence ATGGCAGATCTGATCAACTTTCTCATTCCCGTCGGCCTCGCCGCGGTTGCACTCGTGTTGCTGCTCGGTATCTGGAACATGTTCCGTCACGGGCCGGCCAACCGCTCGCAACTCCTGATGCGCTGGCGTGTCGGTCTTCAGTTCCTGGTGATTGTCCTGGTGATGGGCGGTCTCTACTTTTTCGGCACCGGCCACTAA
- a CDS encoding CobW family GTP-binding protein: MASPTPVAEGQKPKGPKPPIPLSVLTGFLGSGKTTLLNRILKDPSMADTAVIINEFGEIGLDHLFVDQAGDGIVELASGCLCCTIRGDLVTTLENLLRRLDNGRMDRLNRVIIETTGLADPAPILHTVMLHPYLVMRYRLDSVITLVDAVNGLSTLDNHEEARKQAAVADRLVFTKTDLVQDEEARASFDALKQRLQQLNPGARRLDAQADDATVENLFNAGLYDPKSKIPDVAAWLNAEAYEDQQHGHHHGHDHAHGHSHGHHHGHDHAHAHDVNRHSDAIRAFTLSTDRPVPASALEMFLDLLRSAHGPKLLRVKGIVQLAEDPERPVVIHGVQHVFHPPATLEAWPDADHRTRMVFITKDLPEGFVRRMFEAFSGALLPDTPDHQALTDNPLAVSGFTSPVR; this comes from the coding sequence ATGGCCTCGCCGACACCGGTTGCCGAAGGACAAAAACCCAAGGGTCCGAAGCCCCCCATTCCCCTGTCAGTCCTGACCGGGTTTCTGGGGTCAGGCAAGACAACGCTCCTCAATCGGATCCTGAAGGATCCGTCGATGGCGGACACAGCGGTCATCATCAATGAATTCGGCGAGATCGGGCTCGATCACCTGTTTGTCGATCAGGCCGGCGACGGCATCGTGGAGCTTGCCTCCGGTTGCCTGTGCTGCACCATTCGCGGCGATCTTGTCACGACGCTCGAAAACCTGTTGCGCCGACTGGATAACGGCCGCATGGACAGGCTCAACCGGGTGATCATCGAGACGACGGGTCTGGCGGATCCGGCGCCCATCCTGCACACGGTCATGCTGCATCCCTATCTGGTGATGCGCTACCGGCTCGACAGCGTGATCACGCTTGTGGACGCGGTCAACGGTTTGTCGACCCTCGACAATCACGAGGAAGCGCGCAAGCAGGCCGCTGTTGCCGACCGGCTGGTCTTCACCAAGACCGATCTCGTTCAAGACGAAGAGGCGCGGGCCTCCTTCGACGCCCTCAAGCAGCGTTTGCAACAGCTCAATCCCGGCGCCCGCCGGCTGGACGCCCAGGCGGATGATGCAACTGTGGAAAATCTTTTCAACGCCGGTCTTTATGATCCGAAGAGCAAGATCCCGGACGTGGCTGCCTGGCTGAACGCGGAAGCCTACGAAGACCAGCAGCATGGCCACCATCACGGTCACGATCATGCACATGGCCATTCGCACGGGCATCACCACGGCCACGACCATGCCCATGCTCATGACGTGAACCGGCATAGTGATGCCATCCGGGCCTTTACCCTGTCGACTGATCGACCGGTGCCGGCGTCCGCGCTGGAAATGTTCCTCGATCTGCTGCGTTCGGCGCACGGGCCTAAACTGCTTCGGGTGAAGGGTATCGTTCAGCTGGCCGAGGATCCGGAAAGGCCGGTTGTCATCCACGGTGTCCAGCATGTCTTCCATCCACCCGCGACACTAGAGGCCTGGCCGGACGCAGATCACAGAACCCGCATGGTGTTCATCACCAAGGACCTGCCGGAAGGGTTCGTCAGGCGCATGTTCGAGGCCTTTTCGGGCGCCTTGCTGCCCGATACGCCGGATCACCAGGCCCTGACCGACAATCCGTTGGCGGTGTCGGGCTTTACCAGTCCGGTGAGGTAG
- a CDS encoding ubiquinone biosynthesis hydroxylase: MARKKSVPDMFDVVIAGGGYVGLSLAVALKQGDAGLTCAVVDPKPMEDLHKDPRASAIAAAASRMLSQLGIWQKIAGVAQPINEMIVTDSKLRDAVRPVFLTFGGEATEGEPFAHMMPNGVMMPALYKAAKALGVSFFAPGTGETFRTHPDHVELALEDGTLLKSRLLVAADGVRSRLRDLAGIRTVNWDYGQSGIVTTVKHERPHNGRAEEHFLPAGPFAILPLPGNRSSLVWTEKTADADRLVRSDGFTFELELERRFGHHLGTLELDGPRRAYPLGLKLARDFVKPRFALIGDAAHGIHPIAGQGLNLGFKDVAALAEVLVDARRLGQDLGGFDVLERYQRWRRFDTFQMGVVTDVLNRLFSNDNDVLRAMRDFGLGIVDRMPGLKTQFIKEAAGFAGPVPKLLSGEPI; this comes from the coding sequence ATGGCGAGGAAAAAAAGCGTCCCGGACATGTTCGATGTCGTGATCGCAGGCGGCGGTTATGTCGGCCTGTCTCTGGCGGTGGCGTTGAAGCAGGGCGATGCCGGCCTCACCTGTGCCGTGGTCGATCCCAAGCCGATGGAAGACCTCCACAAGGATCCTCGCGCCTCAGCCATCGCGGCAGCTGCCTCACGCATGCTGTCGCAACTCGGTATCTGGCAGAAGATTGCGGGCGTAGCCCAGCCGATCAACGAAATGATCGTCACCGACAGCAAGCTTCGCGATGCGGTTCGCCCGGTCTTCCTGACGTTCGGCGGGGAGGCGACGGAGGGTGAACCCTTTGCCCACATGATGCCGAACGGCGTGATGATGCCTGCGCTCTACAAGGCGGCCAAGGCGCTTGGCGTGAGCTTTTTCGCACCGGGCACCGGGGAAACCTTTCGCACTCATCCAGACCACGTCGAACTGGCGCTGGAAGACGGGACCCTTCTGAAAAGCCGGCTGCTCGTTGCAGCCGACGGCGTGCGCTCCCGCCTGCGCGACCTTGCCGGTATCCGGACGGTCAACTGGGACTACGGCCAGTCCGGTATCGTCACAACAGTGAAGCATGAACGGCCTCACAACGGCCGGGCGGAAGAACATTTCCTGCCTGCCGGACCATTTGCGATCCTGCCCTTGCCGGGCAACCGGTCGTCGCTGGTCTGGACGGAAAAGACAGCGGACGCCGACCGGCTTGTGCGGTCTGACGGCTTTACTTTCGAACTGGAACTGGAACGCCGTTTCGGACATCACCTCGGCACACTGGAGCTGGACGGTCCGCGCCGGGCCTATCCGCTCGGGCTGAAGCTGGCGCGTGATTTCGTCAAGCCGCGCTTCGCCCTGATCGGCGATGCCGCCCATGGCATTCATCCGATTGCGGGCCAGGGGCTCAATCTGGGCTTCAAGGATGTCGCGGCACTGGCCGAAGTGCTGGTGGATGCCCGTCGTCTGGGGCAGGATCTCGGCGGTTTCGACGTTCTGGAACGCTACCAGCGCTGGCGCCGGTTCGATACGTTCCAGATGGGCGTTGTCACCGACGTACTGAACCGCCTGTTTTCCAATGACAATGACGTGTTGCGCGCCATGCGCGATTTCGGACTTGGTATTGTGGACAGGATGCCGGGCCTGAAAACGCAGTTCATCAAGGAAGCTGCCGGTTTTGCAGGGCCGGTACCGAAATTGCTTTCCGGCGAACCTATCTGA
- a CDS encoding D-alanyl-D-alanine carboxypeptidase family protein, whose translation MSQARADIGAYVLIDASSGAVIEQENATRKWYPASLTKLMTAYVTFKAIREGRASLDSAVVQSKNSAAEPPSKMGFKVGTRFTVDTALKIILIKSANDVAVALGESIAGSEAGFIAMMNAEAQRLGMSNTRFYNPHGLPDNRQVTTARDLAILALALRRDFPESRNYYDHPGIRFGKKTLRSANREFLLRVPGANGMKTGYICNSGYNVAASATRGNKTLIAIILGAGSGLERTAFARQLFDEGFRKRGGRSITSLSGTSGNPPADGYCRRNKSPGPKGYMARFDMEKEKQGGFLFFAKANKSDEDKLDDSGFKLSNGKPDWAKILDRTLGPRRIAYRPLDVGLGNPKGSPSVSPGTVPAGAASEAVAAIAGEDIAAEDVPLPVANPVRRAENEIRAKMQLTANAKTAGAIPQGGDTVSRPGAAVELSKSSPGSIFRKGLDFTVPVPSPSPRK comes from the coding sequence ATGAGCCAGGCACGGGCGGATATAGGTGCCTATGTCCTGATCGATGCGAGTTCCGGCGCTGTGATCGAGCAGGAAAACGCCACGCGCAAGTGGTACCCGGCCTCACTCACCAAGCTCATGACGGCCTATGTCACCTTCAAGGCGATCCGCGAAGGACGCGCCTCGCTCGACAGCGCGGTGGTGCAATCCAAGAACTCCGCGGCCGAACCACCCAGCAAGATGGGGTTCAAGGTCGGGACGCGGTTCACTGTCGACACGGCGCTGAAGATCATTCTGATCAAGTCGGCCAACGATGTTGCGGTAGCGCTCGGCGAGTCGATCGCGGGATCTGAAGCCGGCTTCATCGCCATGATGAATGCGGAAGCTCAGCGCCTGGGAATGTCCAATACCCGGTTCTACAATCCGCATGGTCTGCCAGACAACCGGCAGGTGACCACGGCGCGGGACCTTGCCATTCTGGCCCTGGCGCTGCGCCGGGACTTTCCGGAATCCCGAAACTACTATGACCACCCGGGGATCCGCTTCGGCAAGAAGACCCTGCGGTCGGCCAATCGGGAATTCCTGCTGCGCGTGCCCGGCGCCAATGGCATGAAGACCGGCTACATCTGCAATTCCGGGTACAATGTTGCCGCCTCCGCGACGCGCGGCAACAAGACCTTGATCGCGATTATCCTTGGCGCGGGTTCCGGTCTGGAGCGCACCGCCTTTGCACGCCAGCTTTTTGACGAAGGGTTCCGCAAGCGCGGCGGCCGTAGCATCACGAGTCTTTCGGGCACCAGCGGCAATCCGCCGGCCGACGGTTACTGCCGGCGCAACAAGAGCCCGGGTCCCAAGGGCTACATGGCCCGGTTCGACATGGAAAAGGAAAAGCAGGGCGGGTTCCTGTTCTTCGCCAAGGCCAACAAGTCCGATGAGGACAAGCTCGACGACAGCGGTTTCAAACTGTCCAACGGCAAACCGGACTGGGCAAAGATCCTTGACCGTACCCTCGGCCCTCGCCGGATTGCCTACCGTCCGCTGGATGTCGGCCTCGGCAACCCGAAAGGGTCGCCTTCCGTCAGCCCGGGCACCGTTCCCGCCGGTGCCGCCAGTGAAGCGGTCGCAGCCATCGCGGGCGAGGATATTGCGGCGGAAGACGTACCGCTGCCGGTCGCCAATCCCGTGCGGCGGGCAGAAAACGAAATCCGGGCGAAGATGCAGCTGACGGCCAATGCCAAAACCGCAGGCGCAATTCCGCAGGGTGGCGATACCGTGTCACGCCCGGGAGCCGCGGTTGAACTTTCGAAATCCTCACCCGGATCGATCTTCCGCAAGGGTCTGGATTTCACCGTTCCGGTTCCTTCCCCAAGTCCTCGCAAGTAA